A single region of the Deltaproteobacteria bacterium genome encodes:
- a CDS encoding STAS/SEC14 domain-containing protein, with protein MRFVSLPETHQTLEHARENIAVCAKFANGRRRPVLVDIRSLTAIDGDARRYYAGDEAAQVESAIALLVGSPVSRMVGNFFLSINRPQVPVRLFTIEGEALAWLRGFIDEKEEGR; from the coding sequence GTGCGGTTCGTGAGCCTTCCCGAGACGCACCAGACCCTCGAGCACGCGCGGGAGAACATCGCCGTCTGCGCGAAGTTCGCCAACGGGCGTCGGCGACCGGTGCTGGTGGACATCCGCTCGCTCACGGCGATCGACGGCGACGCCCGGCGGTACTACGCGGGCGACGAGGCGGCGCAGGTCGAAAGCGCCATCGCACTGCTCGTCGGCTCGCCGGTGAGCCGCATGGTGGGAAACTTCTTCCTGTCCATCAATCGGCCCCAGGTCCCGGTGCGGCTCTTCACGATCGAGGGCGAGGCGCTGGCCTGGCTCAGGGGCTTCATCGACGAGAAGGAAGAAGGCCGGTGA
- a CDS encoding zinc-ribbon domain-containing protein, which translates to MDIVCPRCKTEYEFDDAKVTEAGVTVKCTTCDYTFKVRKRQVVETEPVDALMNAPRPPSGGMGRPWMIRTADGHVLHFQELPTLQQWIVERKVSREDQISRTGETWKRLGDIAELSSFFQVVDAAMASQPRRDPSRQMPPQPAPPPPVARSGPVAFGQAPRADEPAFAATSAPQFGAAVGQTAAWEETGSRPALRGSSARSASFDVLEVPKRAVGKFLALGTIGALLVAGGAVALLKPELVKGLFGRGSGSAPVQSEIYRKGFALLLLDDEQSLKQAEQIFGSAPGTDALSVAGRAEVHATRAQHLRDLAEVLERRAELPSQAGEPGKLLKLRAAKLREDAVEQLRLADSHAKLAFGAIPERPEVLRVVAEVRRQQGQTGAVVLDVIEKARRALPDDPGIYFVEGAYWADRGKPTKAIDLLRVAQAKTRAQTSRTMPRASMQLALIALRAGDRAEAKRETTTVLEVNPNHGWAKELRDEAEAEASGGPAAGAKGATTADAGAGAVPTTSTADAGAAQPVAGGEKPVGGEKPVGGEKPVGSKEPTKGPSAGAVPSGPVPADYEGLVKLADKLSEGGKAGQATKLYEKALKLKPRGVEALTGLGYCKLDQRRYAMALNQFHMVLRIEATHGDALLGMAEAYKSMGNRSKAADYYRAYLTAHPSGPKASMAQRNLGELGEKSEGTGAGTGAGTGESAPKKDDGAKKEDEPKAPAPTPAPIPEPGETKSPPPPPPAPVE; encoded by the coding sequence ATGGACATCGTTTGTCCGCGTTGCAAAACAGAGTACGAATTCGATGACGCCAAGGTCACCGAGGCCGGCGTCACGGTCAAGTGCACCACGTGCGACTACACCTTCAAGGTGCGCAAGCGGCAGGTGGTGGAGACGGAGCCCGTCGATGCCCTGATGAACGCGCCGCGCCCTCCGTCGGGAGGGATGGGGCGGCCGTGGATGATCCGCACCGCCGACGGACACGTGCTGCACTTCCAGGAGCTCCCGACGCTCCAGCAGTGGATCGTGGAGCGCAAGGTGAGTCGCGAGGACCAGATCTCGCGCACCGGCGAGACCTGGAAGCGCCTCGGGGACATCGCCGAGCTCTCGTCCTTCTTTCAGGTCGTGGACGCCGCGATGGCCTCGCAGCCGCGGCGAGACCCGTCGCGGCAGATGCCGCCGCAGCCCGCGCCGCCGCCGCCGGTCGCGCGAAGCGGACCCGTGGCCTTCGGTCAGGCGCCGCGCGCGGACGAGCCGGCCTTCGCCGCCACCAGCGCCCCGCAGTTCGGCGCGGCGGTGGGCCAGACGGCAGCGTGGGAGGAGACCGGCTCCCGGCCCGCCCTGCGCGGGAGCTCGGCGCGCAGCGCCAGCTTCGACGTGCTCGAGGTGCCAAAGCGGGCCGTCGGGAAGTTCCTGGCGCTCGGCACGATCGGAGCGCTCCTCGTCGCGGGGGGCGCCGTGGCGCTCCTGAAGCCCGAGCTGGTGAAGGGTCTCTTCGGGCGCGGAAGCGGCAGCGCTCCGGTCCAGAGCGAGATCTACCGCAAGGGCTTCGCGCTCCTGCTGCTCGACGACGAGCAGAGCCTGAAGCAGGCCGAGCAGATCTTCGGTTCCGCCCCGGGGACGGACGCCCTCTCGGTGGCCGGACGCGCCGAGGTGCACGCCACCCGGGCCCAGCACCTCCGGGACCTGGCCGAGGTGCTCGAGCGACGGGCCGAGCTCCCGTCGCAGGCCGGGGAGCCCGGCAAGCTTCTCAAGCTGCGCGCGGCCAAGCTGCGCGAGGATGCGGTCGAGCAGCTGCGCCTCGCCGACTCGCACGCCAAGCTCGCGTTCGGCGCGATCCCCGAGCGCCCCGAGGTGCTGCGGGTCGTGGCCGAGGTGCGGCGGCAGCAAGGACAGACGGGGGCCGTGGTCCTCGACGTGATCGAGAAGGCGCGGCGGGCGCTGCCGGACGACCCGGGCATCTACTTCGTCGAGGGGGCGTACTGGGCCGATCGCGGCAAGCCCACCAAGGCCATCGACCTGCTGCGAGTGGCGCAGGCCAAGACCCGCGCGCAGACGAGCCGCACGATGCCGCGCGCCTCGATGCAGCTCGCGCTCATCGCCTTGCGGGCGGGAGATCGGGCCGAGGCAAAGCGCGAGACGACCACGGTGCTCGAGGTCAACCCGAACCACGGGTGGGCGAAGGAGCTGCGCGACGAGGCCGAGGCCGAGGCGAGCGGAGGCCCCGCGGCCGGAGCGAAGGGTGCGACGACCGCGGACGCAGGAGCCGGAGCCGTCCCCACGACGAGCACCGCGGACGCCGGAGCCGCGCAACCCGTGGCCGGCGGCGAGAAGCCCGTGGGCGGCGAGAAGCCTGTCGGCGGCGAGAAGCCCGTGGGGAGCAAGGAGCCGACCAAGGGGCCCAGCGCGGGCGCGGTGCCGTCGGGGCCCGTCCCCGCCGACTACGAAGGGCTCGTGAAGCTCGCCGACAAGCTGAGCGAGGGGGGCAAGGCGGGGCAGGCCACCAAGCTCTACGAGAAGGCGCTGAAGCTCAAGCCGCGCGGCGTGGAGGCGCTCACGGGCCTCGGGTACTGCAAGCTCGACCAGCGCCGCTACGCCATGGCCCTGAACCAGTTCCACATGGTGCTGCGCATCGAGGCCACGCACGGCGACGCCCTGCTGGGGATGGCCGAGGCGTACAAGTCGATGGGCAATCGAAGCAAGGCCGCCGACTACTACCGCGCGTACCTGACGGCGCATCCGTCGGGCCCCAAGGCCTCCATGGCCCAGCGCAACCTGGGCGAGCTGGGCGAGAAGTCCGAGGGG
- a CDS encoding VWA domain-containing protein, which yields MRKTVITLGIASVLVVSALYAAKGPRSLGGQQAPVQDAKGRPKVDLVIALDTSGSMDGLINAARQKLWDLVNEVGRAKPTPVLRVALVTYGSEGTEENGYVVIRSKLTSDLDAIYSKLFELRTNGGTEYVGRVVHRSVKELNWDQDQRTLKQIFVAGNESADQDQRVRASAAVKLARQQGIFVNTIHCGYASGGEREGWQEVARLGSGVFAAIDHNHGTVLVSTPYDAKINALSAKLNGTYVGYGRAAAEGAAMQAAQDKNAEQAHASAGAARAVAKASGLYRNERWDLVDARKAGKLDGIKGEALPEKWRKLGKKELNAELDKLEKEREGLRREILALSKQRDAFVAVEKKKKGLSEDKAFDHAVKRAIRVQAASKKIRFE from the coding sequence ATGCGCAAGACCGTCATCACCCTGGGGATCGCCTCGGTGCTCGTCGTATCGGCCCTCTATGCGGCGAAGGGACCGCGCTCGCTCGGCGGGCAGCAGGCCCCGGTGCAGGACGCGAAGGGGCGCCCCAAGGTGGACCTCGTGATCGCGCTCGACACGAGCGGCAGCATGGACGGTTTGATCAACGCCGCGCGCCAGAAGCTCTGGGACCTGGTGAACGAGGTGGGCCGCGCCAAGCCCACCCCGGTGCTCCGCGTGGCGCTCGTGACCTACGGCAGCGAGGGCACCGAGGAGAACGGCTACGTGGTGATCCGCAGCAAGCTCACGAGCGACCTGGACGCCATCTACAGCAAGCTCTTCGAGCTCCGCACGAACGGCGGCACCGAGTACGTGGGCCGCGTGGTGCATCGAAGCGTGAAGGAGCTGAACTGGGACCAGGACCAGCGCACGCTCAAGCAGATCTTCGTGGCGGGCAACGAGTCGGCCGACCAGGACCAGCGTGTGCGCGCGTCGGCGGCGGTGAAGCTGGCCCGGCAGCAGGGGATCTTCGTGAACACGATCCATTGCGGCTACGCCTCGGGGGGCGAACGCGAGGGCTGGCAAGAAGTCGCGCGGCTCGGTAGCGGCGTGTTCGCGGCGATCGACCACAACCACGGCACGGTGCTCGTCAGCACGCCCTACGACGCGAAGATCAACGCGCTCAGCGCCAAGCTGAACGGCACGTACGTGGGCTACGGTCGGGCGGCGGCCGAGGGGGCGGCGATGCAGGCGGCGCAGGACAAGAACGCCGAGCAGGCGCACGCGAGCGCGGGGGCGGCGCGAGCGGTGGCCAAGGCGAGCGGCCTCTATCGCAACGAGCGCTGGGACCTGGTGGACGCGCGCAAGGCCGGCAAGCTGGACGGCATCAAGGGCGAGGCGCTCCCCGAGAAGTGGCGCAAGCTGGGCAAGAAGGAGCTGAACGCGGAGCTGGACAAGCTCGAGAAGGAGCGCGAGGGGCTGCGGCGCGAGATCCTGGCGCTGTCCAAGCAGCGCGACGCCTTCGTGGCCGTCGAGAAGAAGAAGAAGGGCCTCTCCGAGGACAAGGCCTTCGACCACGCCGTGAAGCGCGCCATCCGCGTGCAGGCCGCGTCGAAGAAGATCCGCTTCGAGTAG
- a CDS encoding response regulator, with protein sequence MARILIAEDEAVIALDLEGLLLQAGHEVVETATSAAEVYEAVRREDPDVVLLDIGLGRDDGVAVAEQLRRSWSGAVIFVTGNADPATQRRATLAGPEAIVYKPFVSTQVREAVDRAARAVKGRRAGSLD encoded by the coding sequence ATGGCCCGCATTCTCATTGCCGAAGACGAAGCGGTGATCGCGCTCGACCTGGAGGGCCTGCTGCTCCAGGCCGGCCACGAGGTGGTGGAGACAGCGACCAGCGCGGCCGAGGTCTACGAGGCCGTCCGGCGCGAGGACCCCGACGTGGTGCTCCTGGACATCGGCCTCGGCAGGGACGACGGGGTGGCGGTGGCCGAGCAGCTTCGTCGGAGCTGGTCCGGGGCGGTGATCTTCGTTACCGGCAACGCCGATCCGGCCACCCAGCGGCGCGCGACGCTCGCCGGTCCCGAGGCCATCGTCTACAAGCCTTTCGTTTCGACGCAGGTGCGGGAGGCCGTGGACCGTGCGGCGCGGGCCGTGAAGGGTCGTCGGGCCGGCTCCTTGGACTAG